The Manduca sexta isolate Smith_Timp_Sample1 chromosome 17, JHU_Msex_v1.0, whole genome shotgun sequence genome includes a window with the following:
- the LOC115450265 gene encoding uncharacterized protein LOC115450265 produces the protein MNRTFVFSEDRRSSCSRFGSTLNRWLWGALCCGVPGVPCYFCTCCEKLDEAERDRPRVNQSTATAERMSRPHRPHAPRGRKSTPEMLSAVRCALSQLQGEPAPPPPQSPSADRRAPEPG, from the exons ATGAACCGCACGTTCGTGTTCAGCGAAGACAGGCGCAGCTCATGCTCTCGGTTCGGCAGCACGCTGAACAGATGGTTGTGGGGGGCGCTGTGCTGCGGAGTGCCCGGCGTGCCGTGCTACTTCTGCACGTGCTGCGAGAAGCTGGACGAGGCTGAAAGAGACCGGCCGAGAGTTAACC AATCAACAGCAACAGCAGAGCGCATGTCGCGGCCGCACCGCCCGCACGCGCCGCGCGGGCGCAAGTCCACTCCTGAGATGCTGTCGGCGGTTAGATGCGCCTTATCGCAGCTACAGGGGGAACccgccccgccgccgccgcaaTCGCCCTCGGCAGACAGAAGAGCCCCAGAGCCAGGATGA
- the LOC115450263 gene encoding superoxide dismutase [Cu-Zn] 1, protein MNLRCHVFLCQLLWLVAVLKGKTLQGVPGYGRNLLIKTVPGIEDYQSNLYEVFMEPYLYELGQTSYPLIGNRAEKQIEVPVGPRRVPGLQAVVYLIPDEESGVSGELIFTQIIPNGPVTIEGNVTGLAPGLHGFHIHQTGAIKDSCKDIGPHFIAYYGRHGGPRDAVRHVGDLGNIKAEEGATLNVKIIDHLIQLTGPRSIVGRSLAISKSEDDYGRSSTEDSALTGTSGPAVACGIIGYLH, encoded by the exons ATGAATCTCCGTTGCCACGTATTTTTATGCCAGTTGCTGTGGTTGGTGGCCGTTTTGAAAGGAAAGACGCTTCAAGGTGTACCGGGATATGGACGAAATTTGCTAATCAAAACCGTTCCTGGGATAGAAGATTACCAGAGCAACCTCTACGAAGTCTTCATGGAGCCCTATTTGTAT GAATTGGGACAGACCTCCTACCCGTTGATTGGTAACCGAGCTGAAAAGCAAATCGAGGTCCCTGTA GGACCAAGAAGAGTTCCAGGCTTACAAGCTGTTGTTTATCTGATACCAGATGAAGAATCAGGTGTAAGCGGTGAGCTAATCTTCACGCAAATCATTCCCAACGGTCCAGTGACTATTGAAGGTAATGTGACTGGCCTGGCTCCTGGTCTCCATGGATTCCATATACATCAAACAGGAGCTATTAAAGATAGCTGCAAGGACATTGGGCCACACTTTATTGCGTATTAT gGCCGTCACGGAGGACCACGGGACGCCGTTCGTCACGTCGGAGACCTCGGAAACATCAAGGCTGAAGAAGGCGCCACTCTCAATGTAAAAATTATCGACCATTTGATTCAACTGACCGGCCCTCGCTCGATAGTTGGCAGGTCATTGGCTATATCCAAAAGCGAAGATGATTATGGGCGGTCTAGTACCGAAGACAGTGCTCTGACAGGTACTTCGGGCCCGGCAGTGGCCTGTGGAATCATAGGCTACTTGCACTGA
- the LOC115450264 gene encoding acyl-CoA-binding protein homolog translates to MSLQEQFDQAASNVRNLKSLPSDNDLLELYALFKQATAGDADPANRPGLLDLKGKAKFDAWHKKAGLSKEDAQKAYIAKVESLIASLGLQ, encoded by the exons CAATTCGACCAAGCCGCCAGCAACGTCAGGAATCTGAAGTCCCTGCCCAGCGACAATGACCTCCTGGAGCTGTACGCGCTCTTCAAACAGGCAACAGCTGGTGATGCTGACCCAGCCA ACCGCCCCGGTCTCCTCGACCTGAAAGGCAAGGCCAAATTCGACGCGTGGCACAAAAAGGCCGGCTTATCGAAGGAGGACGCGCAAAAAGCCTACATCGCCAAGGTGGAGAGCCTCATCGCTTCCCTCGGACTTCAATAA